Proteins encoded together in one Micromonospora kangleipakensis window:
- a CDS encoding alpha/beta hydrolase produces MTERAVLLWIHGGGWRGRYDEDGAALAPLGLRVVAATYRFVDEAHWPAQLDDVRAAARSARAAADGLPLLVGGDSAGATLALQLALRGVDRPGDVAAALAYWPPVDPLDAEWRRLRAHDDPWADLLGHPPAAGDPATVDATVATHLGSGVPVLLVHGRDDRSVPASQSVGLTGRLLAAGHPVHTWITHGGHALDLDRPDIRAVSAAFLDSVLTTG; encoded by the coding sequence GGATCCACGGCGGCGGCTGGCGAGGCCGGTACGACGAGGACGGCGCCGCGCTGGCCCCGCTCGGGCTGCGGGTGGTCGCGGCGACCTACCGCTTCGTGGACGAGGCGCACTGGCCGGCCCAGCTCGACGACGTACGGGCCGCCGCGCGGTCGGCCCGGGCGGCGGCCGACGGGCTGCCGCTGCTGGTCGGCGGCGACTCGGCGGGGGCAACCCTGGCCCTGCAGCTGGCCCTGCGCGGCGTCGACCGGCCCGGCGACGTGGCGGCCGCGCTGGCGTACTGGCCGCCGGTCGACCCGCTCGACGCGGAGTGGCGGCGGCTGCGCGCCCACGACGATCCGTGGGCCGACCTGCTCGGCCACCCGCCGGCCGCCGGGGACCCGGCCACCGTCGACGCGACCGTCGCCACGCACCTCGGCTCCGGCGTGCCGGTGCTGCTGGTGCACGGGCGCGACGACCGGTCCGTGCCGGCCAGCCAGTCGGTCGGCCTCACCGGGCGGCTGCTCGCCGCCGGGCACCCGGTGCACACCTGGATCACCCACGGCGGGCACGCCCTCGACCTGGACCGCCCGGACATCCGGGCGGTCAGCGCCGCGTTCCTGGACAGCGTGCTGACGACCGGTTGA
- a CDS encoding VOC family protein, which yields MPDLAAIVIHCRDPYLLAPFWSAVTGLPVAEEDQVRLADRSLGPTEAVLLRDPSGHRPDIWISPADDLPAPGRIHLDLVGDAEERAAVLDAGATVVRELPRWTVLADPEGNEFCLLPRAEAHGDQTPPGH from the coding sequence ATGCCCGACCTCGCCGCGATCGTCATCCACTGCCGCGACCCGTACCTGCTCGCGCCGTTCTGGAGCGCGGTCACCGGGCTGCCGGTGGCCGAGGAGGACCAGGTCCGGCTCGCCGACCGCTCGCTCGGGCCGACCGAGGCGGTGCTGCTGCGCGACCCGTCGGGGCACCGGCCCGACATCTGGATCAGCCCGGCGGACGACCTGCCCGCCCCCGGCCGGATCCACCTCGACCTGGTCGGCGACGCCGAGGAGCGGGCCGCGGTGCTGGACGCCGGGGCCACCGTGGTCCGGGAGCTGCCCCGGTGGACCGTGCTGGCCGACCCGGAGGGCAACGAGTTCTGCCTGCTGCCCCGCGCCGAGGCACACGGCGACCAGACGCCGCCGGGGCACTGA
- a CDS encoding glycogen debranching N-terminal domain-containing protein, whose amino-acid sequence MPGTNTVRILDGNTFVVSEDTGDIEATPSEPTGLFSLDTRFLSKWVLTVNGERLNALSYDDLQYYEARFFLVPGMATHYIDAKLSIIRERAVGGSFRETLTILNHDEKAVDLEIRMDAGSDFADLFQVKDEILNKKGETYAEAEPDRLRLGYRRGNFRRETVVTSSIPARYDQNGFAYTIHLEPNEQWNTAIDVQTSALGPGGRDLRMGVRVHATERLALQHDLEQWIARAPKVNSEHGRVASTYRRSLIDLAALRFSPISLGGQTLPAAGLPWFMTMFGRDSILTCLQVLPFAPDLSKTTLRILGALQGTRFDDFRDEDPGRILHEMRYGETAAFEEQPHSPYYGSVDATPLFVVLLDEYEKWTGDVPLVKELERECRAALKWVDDYADMVGNGYIWYERRNTDTGLENQCWKDSWDSISYRDGTLPPFPRATCEVQGYAYDAKMRAARLAREFWGDPAYADQLEREAAELKQRFNRDWWVEDGEYFALGLDPTGRQMDVLSSNIGHLLWSGIVDHDRAAKIAGHLIGPRLFSGWGVRTLAEGEVRYNPIGYHNGTIWPFDNSFIAWGLRRYGFAEEAATIASGILDAATYFDGRLPEAFGGYPRELTKFPVEYPTACSPQAWSTGTPLLLLRTMLGLEPHEGHLAVDPRLPIGMGRIEVLDIPGRWGRVDAFARGRMDLHEPAAS is encoded by the coding sequence ATGCCGGGGACCAACACCGTCCGGATCCTGGACGGCAACACCTTCGTGGTCTCCGAGGACACCGGCGACATCGAGGCCACGCCGAGCGAACCGACGGGGCTCTTCTCCCTCGACACCCGCTTCCTGTCCAAGTGGGTGCTGACCGTCAACGGTGAGCGGCTCAACGCGCTCTCCTACGACGACCTTCAGTACTACGAGGCGCGGTTCTTCCTGGTGCCGGGGATGGCCACGCACTACATCGACGCGAAGCTGTCGATCATCCGGGAGCGGGCGGTGGGCGGCAGCTTCCGGGAGACGCTGACCATCCTCAACCACGACGAGAAGGCGGTCGACCTGGAGATCCGGATGGACGCCGGCTCCGACTTCGCCGACCTCTTCCAGGTCAAGGACGAGATTCTCAACAAGAAGGGGGAGACCTACGCCGAGGCCGAGCCGGACCGGCTGCGGCTGGGCTACCGACGCGGGAACTTCCGGCGGGAGACGGTCGTCACCTCCTCCATTCCGGCCCGCTACGACCAGAACGGCTTCGCGTACACCATCCACCTGGAACCCAACGAGCAGTGGAACACCGCGATCGACGTGCAGACGTCCGCGCTCGGCCCGGGCGGCCGGGACCTGCGGATGGGGGTGCGGGTGCACGCCACCGAGCGGCTCGCCCTCCAGCACGACCTGGAGCAGTGGATCGCCCGGGCGCCCAAGGTGAACAGCGAGCACGGCCGGGTGGCCTCGACCTACCGGCGCAGCCTGATCGACCTCGCCGCGCTGCGCTTCTCGCCGATCTCGCTGGGCGGGCAGACACTGCCGGCGGCCGGCCTGCCCTGGTTCATGACCATGTTCGGCCGGGACAGCATTTTGACCTGCCTCCAGGTGCTGCCGTTCGCGCCGGACCTGTCGAAGACGACGCTGCGGATCCTGGGCGCGTTGCAGGGCACCCGCTTCGACGACTTCCGGGACGAGGACCCGGGCCGGATCCTGCACGAGATGCGGTACGGCGAGACGGCCGCCTTCGAGGAGCAGCCGCACTCGCCGTACTACGGCTCGGTGGACGCGACCCCGCTGTTCGTGGTGCTGCTCGACGAGTACGAGAAGTGGACCGGCGACGTCCCGCTGGTCAAGGAGCTGGAACGGGAGTGCCGGGCCGCGCTGAAGTGGGTCGACGACTACGCCGACATGGTCGGCAACGGCTACATCTGGTACGAGCGGCGCAACACCGACACCGGCCTGGAGAACCAGTGCTGGAAGGACTCCTGGGACTCGATCTCGTACCGGGACGGGACGCTGCCCCCGTTCCCGCGGGCCACCTGCGAGGTGCAGGGGTACGCGTACGACGCGAAGATGCGGGCCGCCCGGCTGGCCCGGGAGTTCTGGGGCGACCCGGCGTACGCCGACCAGTTGGAACGGGAGGCGGCCGAGCTGAAGCAGCGGTTCAACCGGGACTGGTGGGTGGAGGACGGCGAGTACTTCGCCCTCGGCCTGGACCCGACCGGTCGGCAGATGGACGTGCTCAGCTCGAACATCGGTCACCTGCTCTGGAGCGGCATCGTCGACCACGACCGGGCGGCGAAGATCGCCGGGCACCTGATCGGCCCGCGGCTCTTCTCCGGGTGGGGGGTGCGGACCCTGGCCGAGGGCGAGGTCCGCTACAACCCGATCGGCTACCACAACGGCACGATCTGGCCGTTCGACAACTCGTTCATCGCCTGGGGCCTGCGCCGGTACGGCTTCGCCGAGGAGGCGGCCACCATCGCCAGCGGCATCCTGGACGCGGCCACCTACTTCGACGGGCGGCTGCCGGAGGCGTTCGGCGGCTACCCGCGGGAGCTGACCAAGTTCCCGGTGGAGTATCCGACGGCGTGCAGCCCGCAGGCGTGGTCGACGGGTACGCCGCTGCTGCTGCTCCGCACGATGCTCGGGCTGGAGCCGCACGAGGGGCACCTCGCGGTCGACCCGCGGTTGCCGATCGGCATGGGCCGGATCGAGGTGCTGGACATCCCGGGCCGGTGGGGCCGGGTGGACGCCTTCGCCCGGGGCCGGATGGACCTGCACGAACCGGCCGCCTCGTAG
- a CDS encoding SCP2 sterol-binding domain-containing protein, with product MLDATTRFFEDLDRRGFEPLLAKTSGTMRFDLHEGAQTTHWLLQIERGNLHVSQQDREADTVVGTSPRLFGDLVTGSENAIAALLRGDMTVSGDARLVLQVERIFPGPPDARGPHHAFQREVR from the coding sequence ATGCTGGACGCGACCACGAGGTTCTTCGAGGACCTGGACCGGCGGGGGTTCGAACCGCTGCTGGCGAAGACCTCCGGAACCATGCGCTTCGACCTGCACGAAGGGGCGCAGACGACCCACTGGCTGCTCCAGATCGAGCGGGGCAACCTGCACGTGAGCCAGCAGGACCGGGAAGCCGACACGGTGGTGGGCACCTCGCCGCGGCTCTTCGGTGACCTGGTCACCGGCAGTGAGAACGCCATCGCGGCGCTTCTCCGGGGCGACATGACCGTCTCGGGCGACGCGCGCCTGGTGCTCCAGGTCGAACGGATCTTTCCCGGTCCGCCGGATGCCCGCGGGCCCCACCACGCATTCCAGAGGGAGGTCCGCTGA
- a CDS encoding DNA glycosylase AlkZ-like family protein produces MAGVPGIDRERVLAYRVAAQQLDRPGLRPADLDVLALGAQDTPYGSARLALAARVPATVGPDDDRLELVWSFRGAPHLHRRRELPALAAALWPLSDTDAARRIPGQIRDGAKLGLAAFRAAADAFRAVVTAPMDRGEVSRAVTERIPAALSYDCRPCGARHVSGALFQQAGLAGGVRLAVSGRAARLAPLAERPGPPDAATGTDALALAYLRLLGPATIADVAAFLGTSATELRRVWPAEALTEVRVDGHRAWVPTDRLDALRAAEPARLVRLLPPGDPYLQARDRALLVPEKAHQQQLWRMLGNPGALLVDGEIAGTWRARQAAKGRLDLTVTPFTALPARVGREVRAEAEVVATARGASEVRVAIEAV; encoded by the coding sequence GTGGCGGGCGTACCGGGGATCGACCGGGAGCGGGTGCTGGCGTACCGGGTCGCTGCCCAGCAGCTCGACCGTCCCGGGCTGCGCCCCGCCGACCTCGACGTGCTGGCCCTGGGCGCGCAGGACACCCCGTACGGCTCGGCCCGACTGGCGCTGGCCGCCCGCGTCCCCGCGACCGTCGGGCCGGACGACGACCGGTTGGAGCTGGTCTGGTCCTTCCGGGGCGCGCCGCACCTGCACCGCCGGCGGGAGCTGCCGGCGCTGGCCGCCGCGCTCTGGCCGCTCAGCGACACCGACGCCGCCCGCCGCATCCCGGGGCAGATCCGGGACGGGGCGAAGCTGGGGCTGGCTGCGTTCCGGGCCGCCGCCGACGCGTTCCGGGCGGTGGTGACCGCTCCGATGGACCGGGGCGAGGTGAGCCGGGCGGTCACCGAGCGGATCCCGGCCGCGTTGAGCTACGACTGCCGGCCGTGCGGCGCCCGGCACGTCTCCGGCGCGCTCTTCCAGCAGGCCGGCCTGGCCGGCGGCGTACGCCTGGCGGTGTCCGGTCGGGCGGCGCGGCTCGCGCCGCTGGCCGAGCGCCCGGGGCCGCCCGACGCGGCGACCGGCACCGACGCGCTGGCCCTGGCCTACCTGCGGCTGCTCGGCCCGGCCACGATCGCCGACGTGGCCGCCTTCCTCGGCACGAGCGCCACCGAGCTGCGCCGGGTCTGGCCGGCGGAGGCGCTGACGGAGGTCCGCGTCGACGGCCACAGGGCCTGGGTGCCGACGGACCGCCTCGACGCGCTCCGGGCGGCCGAGCCGGCGCGGCTGGTCCGGCTGCTGCCGCCCGGCGACCCCTACCTGCAGGCCCGCGACCGGGCCCTGCTGGTCCCGGAGAAGGCCCACCAGCAGCAGCTCTGGCGGATGCTGGGAAACCCGGGCGCGCTGCTGGTCGACGGCGAGATCGCCGGCACCTGGCGGGCCAGACAGGCCGCCAAGGGTCGACTCGACCTCACCGTCACCCCGTTCACGGCGCTGCCGGCGCGGGTGGGCCGGGAGGTGCGGGCGGAAGCCGAGGTGGTGGCCACCGCGCGGGGCGCGTCCGAGGTGCGGGTGGCGATCGAGGCGGTCTGA
- a CDS encoding CBS domain-containing protein — MTTVGEFMTTRLVTMDGNDTLTAAAQEMRDSAIGDVVVTDGDNVVGIVTDRDITVRAVAENMDPKSTRLDQITSKDVVTVSQYDDAVAAADLMRTYAVRRLPVIDDGRLVGLVSMGDLAVEREPQSVLADISADEPNN; from the coding sequence ATGACAACGGTCGGAGAGTTCATGACGACCCGGTTGGTGACGATGGACGGCAACGACACGCTCACCGCCGCGGCGCAGGAGATGCGCGACAGCGCCATCGGCGACGTGGTGGTGACCGACGGCGACAATGTGGTTGGCATCGTCACGGACCGGGACATCACGGTCCGCGCCGTCGCCGAGAACATGGACCCGAAGTCGACCAGGCTCGACCAGATAACCAGCAAGGACGTGGTCACGGTGAGCCAGTACGACGACGCGGTGGCCGCCGCCGACCTGATGCGGACGTACGCCGTCCGCCGGCTGCCGGTGATCGACGACGGCCGCCTGGTGGGGCTGGTCTCGATGGGCGACCTCGCCGTCGAGCGGGAGCCCCAGTCGGTGCTGGCGGACATCAGCGCCGACGAGCCCAACAACTGA
- a CDS encoding TMEM175 family protein, whose protein sequence is MDADPEGRDDENTEAGGLRSDTGRAIGFSDAVLAIIITLLVLDLRTPEVPPGGLLHALLSQWPVYLAYVTSYLYVAVNWLNHKGTFHRVRCTDRGLHWANLVVLFSVALLPFVTAVVSRAVEKGDRFDERVAVACYGLGLSSNGFYDLRRRLPRRR, encoded by the coding sequence GTGGACGCCGACCCGGAAGGGCGGGACGACGAGAACACCGAGGCCGGCGGCCTGCGCTCGGACACGGGTCGGGCGATCGGGTTCAGCGACGCCGTCTTGGCCATCATCATCACGCTGCTGGTGCTCGACCTGCGCACCCCGGAGGTGCCGCCGGGCGGGCTGCTGCACGCCCTGCTCAGCCAGTGGCCCGTCTACCTGGCGTACGTCACGTCGTACCTCTACGTCGCGGTGAACTGGCTGAACCACAAGGGGACCTTCCACCGGGTCCGCTGCACCGACCGGGGGCTGCACTGGGCGAACCTGGTGGTGTTGTTCAGCGTCGCGCTGCTGCCGTTCGTCACCGCGGTGGTCTCCCGCGCGGTGGAGAAGGGCGACCGGTTCGACGAGCGGGTGGCGGTGGCGTGCTACGGGCTCGGCCTGTCCAGCAACGGCTTCTACGACCTGCGGCGGCGGCTGCCCCGCCGGCGGTGA
- a CDS encoding PPOX class F420-dependent oxidoreductase has translation MADEKTEQALTDLIAGRWLGVLATIKRDGRPQLSNVVYSFDRERGLIRVSVTDGRAKTANLRRDPRASFHVGSDDGWAYAVAEARAELTPVAERPDDATVEELVGLYRAVQGEHPDWDDFRAAMVAERRLVLRLYVERVYGMPPHG, from the coding sequence ATGGCGGACGAGAAGACCGAGCAGGCCCTGACCGACCTGATCGCCGGCCGGTGGCTGGGCGTGCTGGCCACCATCAAGCGGGACGGCCGACCCCAGCTGTCCAACGTGGTCTACTCCTTCGACCGGGAGCGCGGCCTGATCCGGGTCTCGGTGACCGACGGCCGGGCCAAGACCGCCAACCTGCGCCGCGACCCCCGGGCCAGTTTCCACGTCGGCAGCGACGACGGGTGGGCGTACGCGGTGGCGGAGGCGCGGGCGGAGCTCACCCCGGTGGCCGAGCGGCCGGACGACGCCACCGTCGAGGAGCTGGTCGGGCTCTACCGGGCGGTGCAGGGCGAACACCCGGACTGGGACGACTTCCGGGCCGCCATGGTCGCCGAGCGTCGCCTCGTGCTGCGGCTGTACGTGGAGCGGGTCTACGGCATGCCCCCGCACGGCTGA
- a CDS encoding aspartate-semialdehyde dehydrogenase, which translates to MRIGIVGATGQVGGVMRQVLAEREFPAEQVRLFASARSAGRTLPWRDGEVTVEDAATADYRGLDIVLFSAGKGTAKELAPRVAAAGAVVIDNSSAFRMDPEVPLVVAEVNPHAAANRPKGIIANPNCTTMAAMPVLRPLHEEAELVGLVVSTYQAVSGAGLAGVAELDEQVRKVAEHASGLAFDGAAVEFPAPRSFARPIAFNVLPLAGSIVDDGSFETDEEQKLRNESRKILEIPGLKVSGTCVRVPVFTGHSLQINARFARAVTPARARELLDGAPGVALSDVPTPLQAAGQDPTYVGRIRADETVEHGLALFCSNDNLRKGAALNAVQLAELVAAERR; encoded by the coding sequence ATGAGGATCGGCATTGTGGGGGCCACCGGCCAGGTCGGTGGCGTGATGCGGCAGGTGCTGGCGGAGCGCGAGTTCCCGGCGGAGCAGGTGCGGTTGTTCGCCTCGGCGCGGTCGGCCGGGCGCACGCTGCCGTGGCGGGACGGCGAGGTCACCGTCGAGGACGCGGCCACCGCGGACTACCGCGGGCTGGACATCGTGCTCTTCTCCGCGGGCAAGGGCACCGCGAAGGAGCTGGCCCCCCGGGTCGCCGCGGCCGGCGCGGTCGTCATCGACAACTCCTCGGCCTTCCGGATGGACCCCGAGGTGCCGCTGGTGGTCGCCGAGGTCAACCCGCACGCCGCGGCGAACCGGCCGAAGGGCATCATCGCCAACCCGAACTGCACCACCATGGCCGCGATGCCGGTGCTGCGCCCGCTGCACGAGGAGGCGGAGCTGGTCGGCCTCGTCGTCTCGACGTACCAGGCGGTCTCCGGGGCGGGGCTGGCCGGCGTCGCCGAGCTGGACGAGCAGGTCCGCAAGGTCGCCGAGCACGCCAGCGGCCTCGCCTTCGACGGCGCGGCCGTGGAGTTCCCGGCGCCGCGCTCCTTCGCCCGCCCGATCGCCTTCAACGTGCTGCCGCTCGCCGGCTCGATCGTCGACGACGGCTCGTTCGAGACCGACGAGGAGCAGAAGCTCCGCAACGAGAGCCGCAAGATCCTGGAGATCCCGGGGCTGAAGGTCTCCGGCACCTGCGTCCGGGTGCCCGTCTTCACCGGCCACTCGCTCCAGATCAACGCGCGCTTCGCCCGCGCGGTCACCCCGGCCCGCGCCCGCGAGCTGCTCGACGGCGCGCCCGGCGTGGCGCTCTCCGACGTGCCCACCCCGTTGCAGGCCGCCGGCCAGGACCCGACGTACGTCGGGCGGATCCGGGCCGACGAGACCGTCGAGCACGGCCTGGCCCTCTTCTGCTCGAACGACAACCTGCGCAAGGGCGCCGCGCTCAACGCCGTGCAGCTCGCCGAGCTGGTCGCCGCCGAGCGCCGCTGA
- a CDS encoding M16 family metallopeptidase, which produces MTLIAERPGPGAARPYRFPQVVRRAAAGGQVVAAHLPGQNLAVALLLLDAGAGREPVGKDGLGGVLAKALEEGTAQRDATAYALAIEALGTELVTGLDWDSFQVSVQVPVERLSAAVELLAEAVRTPRLDPADVRRVRDDEATALRMDWANPGPRADAALRADLFGVENRWGRPMYGDPGTVAGLDVDDVTVFHSEWFIRPGTLIVAGDLERIDLDALAATAFAGAGGGPVEKGGPIEVPLHDRRRIILVDRPGSVQSTLRLGHPSPHRAHPDYVPMTLAGTVLGGAFTSRLNHLIREVHGYTYGIRGDFASSRRFGRFAVSSGVQTAVTAPALVEAVGEITRTQLTGVTEDELAVARSWRAGQLSVELQSPRAIAAALTTLVVHDLPDDYHARLRESLLAADIDQVSAAAATHLHPHALTLVVEGDSAVIRDELVAAGLGEVVDHAG; this is translated from the coding sequence GCGCTGCTGCTGCTCGACGCGGGCGCCGGGCGGGAGCCGGTCGGCAAGGACGGCCTCGGCGGGGTGCTCGCCAAGGCCCTGGAGGAGGGGACCGCGCAGCGGGACGCCACCGCGTACGCGCTGGCGATCGAGGCGCTCGGCACCGAGCTGGTGACCGGGCTGGACTGGGACTCCTTCCAGGTGAGCGTGCAGGTGCCGGTGGAGCGGCTGAGCGCCGCCGTGGAGCTGCTCGCCGAGGCCGTCCGGACGCCCCGACTCGATCCCGCCGACGTGCGGCGGGTCCGCGACGACGAGGCGACCGCGCTGCGGATGGACTGGGCCAACCCGGGACCGCGGGCGGACGCCGCGCTCCGGGCCGACCTCTTCGGCGTCGAGAACCGGTGGGGCCGGCCGATGTACGGCGACCCGGGCACGGTGGCCGGGCTCGACGTGGACGACGTGACGGTCTTCCACTCCGAGTGGTTCATCCGCCCCGGGACGCTGATCGTCGCCGGTGACCTGGAACGGATCGACCTGGACGCGCTCGCCGCGACGGCGTTCGCCGGCGCCGGCGGCGGGCCGGTGGAGAAGGGCGGCCCGATCGAGGTGCCGCTGCACGACCGCCGGCGGATCATCCTGGTGGACCGGCCCGGGTCGGTGCAGTCCACGCTGCGCCTCGGCCACCCGTCCCCGCACCGCGCCCACCCCGATTACGTGCCGATGACGCTCGCCGGCACGGTGCTCGGCGGGGCGTTCACCTCCCGGCTCAACCACCTGATCCGCGAGGTGCACGGCTACACGTACGGCATCCGGGGCGACTTCGCCTCGTCCCGCCGGTTCGGCCGGTTCGCGGTCAGCTCCGGGGTGCAGACCGCGGTGACCGCGCCGGCGCTGGTCGAGGCGGTCGGCGAGATCACCCGTACCCAGCTGACCGGGGTGACCGAGGACGAGCTGGCGGTGGCCCGCTCCTGGCGGGCCGGGCAGCTCTCGGTGGAGCTGCAGAGCCCCCGGGCGATCGCGGCCGCGCTGACCACGCTGGTGGTGCACGACCTGCCGGACGACTACCACGCCCGGCTGCGCGAGTCGCTGCTCGCCGCCGACATCGATCAGGTCTCCGCGGCGGCCGCAACGCATCTGCACCCGCACGCGCTCACCCTGGTCGTCGAGGGGGATTCGGCGGTGATCCGGGACGAGCTCGTGGCCGCCGGCCTCGGCGAGGTCGTCGACCACGCCGGCTGA